Proteins encoded in a region of the Pelagicoccus sp. SDUM812003 genome:
- a CDS encoding DUF3524 domain-containing protein: protein MLKKRIALVEPFFTGSHQRWIEELRAHSRHSFDLYTLPGRYWKWRMHGAAITLAEQVLASRERYDLILASDMLDLAVFLSLIRRRFAQTPTALYFHENQLCYPWSPRDKDVAKKRDLHYAFINYSSALAADRVYFNSDYHRNAFLDALPDFLSAYPDFKNKESIQSIRKKSETLWLGLDLRAFDAFRPGESRSSNSVPLLLWNHRWEYDKNPKGFCKLLLKLHQRGIDFEVALLGDRFEEEPPYFAQLRQKLGSRIVAYGRAESFADYAGWLWRADILPVTSRQDFFGGSVVEAIYCDTHPILPNRLAYRDHVSSETYPENYFTTIDQATDRVASLIQSGKWTLPCPFSDSMRRYDWSQLIADYDRRLGA, encoded by the coding sequence GTGCTCAAAAAACGAATAGCCCTCGTCGAGCCCTTCTTCACCGGCTCGCACCAACGTTGGATCGAGGAGCTTCGCGCCCATTCTCGCCACTCCTTCGACCTCTACACGCTGCCTGGCCGCTATTGGAAATGGCGCATGCATGGGGCCGCCATCACGCTAGCGGAGCAGGTTCTCGCCTCCCGAGAGCGATACGACCTCATCCTAGCCTCAGACATGCTGGACCTCGCCGTATTCCTGAGCTTGATACGTCGACGTTTCGCCCAAACGCCGACCGCTCTCTATTTTCACGAAAACCAGCTCTGCTATCCGTGGTCGCCACGCGACAAGGACGTTGCGAAAAAACGAGACCTGCACTACGCGTTCATCAACTACAGCAGCGCTCTAGCTGCCGATCGCGTGTATTTCAATTCCGACTACCATCGAAACGCCTTTCTCGACGCATTGCCTGATTTCCTTTCCGCGTATCCAGATTTCAAAAACAAGGAATCGATCCAATCCATTCGGAAAAAGAGCGAGACGCTTTGGCTAGGACTAGACCTTCGCGCTTTCGACGCCTTTCGTCCAGGCGAGTCTCGATCCTCAAACAGCGTCCCGCTGCTCCTCTGGAACCACCGCTGGGAATACGACAAAAACCCCAAGGGCTTCTGCAAGCTGCTGCTCAAGCTGCACCAGCGGGGCATCGATTTCGAAGTCGCCCTGCTGGGGGATCGATTTGAGGAGGAACCGCCCTACTTCGCTCAACTACGCCAAAAACTGGGATCGCGCATCGTGGCCTACGGGCGAGCGGAAAGCTTCGCCGACTACGCTGGCTGGCTCTGGCGAGCCGACATCCTGCCCGTGACCTCGCGACAGGATTTCTTCGGCGGCAGCGTGGTGGAAGCCATCTACTGCGATACGCATCCGATCCTGCCCAATCGACTCGCCTATCGAGATCACGTATCGAGCGAAACGTATCCAGAAAACTACTTCACCACCATCGATCAAGCGACGGACCGCGTCGCTAGCTTGATCCAATCTGGCAAATGGACCCTACCCTGCCCTTTCTCGGATTCGATGCGGCGCTACGACTGGTCACAGCTGATCGCCGACTACGACCGCCGCCTCGGGGCCTAG